From Topomyia yanbarensis strain Yona2022 chromosome 1, ASM3024719v1, whole genome shotgun sequence, one genomic window encodes:
- the LOC131683175 gene encoding uncharacterized protein LOC131683175 yields MEAFINEMVEPRVLDLIVLILPKWKLLIYIFLMNVIIFSPIYFFSVILIDSGELQLICPSVILFGFNLIHRALFVRYNFNNTRSMLLGVIFLSVGISTSGAVAMYSEEGGCYLPVVLLYGAVGGYGYHLVFSKMWKVLAKIFNAKKEMFVIKFLHSFGQAMAPLFLLVLFHCPWDNYVYGALLVLFGGILLHLIPITMLIANEKNYLKLDQDSFMKITEKGNESFYNDVAKIYTDAELNASPIGDGESEPMAVMSWKNPATYSTEENLPDIPVDLECDYDEDMISREGKYFNADGVEILEIIIEEDEDNIDAYEVATENTPGVKHHDKDQWVIFRHFFRSLTNIYQNIQLRQHVNTKIAKSVRFAVFELKFYSCLLLKSTDLCVFVLFLTLLPRFMSYHYYYRGKPRQMLLMSFVIILSAWATCSLLLLWCEIKFRKQQDKLLIFSILFKTFGYFCVYSTRSSFWTVSGCFLIGVGHAITCSYQDLVIKRKFTPRQWSLIKGALCLIGGLLVVAIGSLTNVAYVYCRVDNVLLTVLLVYCFSGSMWVVCNFKIIFR; encoded by the exons GTCATCATCTTCTCCCCAATCTACTTCTTCAGTGTGATCCTGATCGACAGCGGGGAGCTGCAGCTGATCTGCCCATCGGTGATACTGTTCGGGTTCAATCTCATCCATCGGGCGCTGTTCGTGCGGTATAACTTCAACAACACCCGCTCGATGCTGCTGGGGGTCATCTTCCTGAGCGTGGGAATCTCAACTAGCGGCGCGGTCGCCATGTACAGCGAAGAAGGGGGCTGCTATCTGCCGGTAGTGCTGCTGTACGGTGCAGTTGGTG GTTACGGCTATCACCTGGTTTTCTCCAAAATGTGGAAAGTGTTGGCGAAAATTTTCAACGCAAAGAAAGAAATGTTCGTCATTAAGTTTCTTCACTCTTTCGGCCAAGCTATGGCTCCCTTATTTCTTTTGGTGTTGTTTCATTGTCCCTGGGACAACTACGTTTACGGCGCTCTTCTAGTCCTGTTTGGGGGAATCCTGCTGCATTTGATCCCCATTACAATGTTGATCGCGAACGAAAAGAACTATCTGAAACTCGATCAAGATTCGTTTATGAAAATCACAGAAAAAGGAAACGAATCATTCTATAACGATGTGGCGAAAATTTACACTGATGCCGAGCTGAACGCGTCACCGATAGGTGATGGAGAATCAGAGCCAATGGCCGTTATGAGTTGGAAGAATCCAGCCACTTATAGTACAGAAGAAAACCTACCGGATATTCCGGTAGACTTAGAGTGTGACTACGATGAAGATATGATCAGCCGTGAAGGCAAGTATTTCAATGCGGATGGAGTTGAAATATTGGAGATAATTATTGAAGAAGACGAGGATAACATAGATGCATATGAGGTAGCAACCGAAAACACCCCCGGCGTAAAACACCACGACAAAGATCAATGGGTGATTTTCCGCCATTTTTTCAGATCGCTTACGAACATCTACCAAAACATTCAACTTCGGCAGCACGTTAACACAAAGATAGCCAAGTCCGTGCGTTTCGCGGTATTCGAACTGAAATTTTACAGCTGTCTTTTGCTGAAATCAACCGATCTGTGTGTTTTCGTGTTATTTCTAACGCTTTTGCCCCGATTCATGTCATACCACTACTACTACCGAGGAAAGCCCCGCCAGATGCTGCTGATGTCGTTCGTCATCATTTTATCCGCGTGGGCAACGTGTTCGCTGCTGCTGCTCTGGTGTGAAATCAAGTTTCGCAAACAGCAGGACAAACTGCTCATTTTTAGTATCCTGTTTAAAACATTCGGTTACTTCTGTGTCTACTCGACTCGATCCAGCTTTTGGACCGTGTCCGGATGCTTTCTGATAGGCGTGGGTCATGCCATCACCTGTTCCTACCAGGATCTGGTAATCAAACGAAAGTTCACTCCGCGTCAGTGGAGTCTGATAAAGGGAGCTCTTTGTCTGATCGGTGGACTGCTGGTGGTTGCGATCGGTAGTTTGACCAACGTTGCGTACGTGTACTGTAGGGTGGACAATGTATTACTAACGGTACTGCTGGTGTACTGTTTCAGCGGTAGTATGTGGGTGGTGTGCAATTTTAAGATTATATTTCGATAA